A genomic segment from Chitinophaga niabensis encodes:
- a CDS encoding carboxypeptidase-like regulatory domain-containing protein has translation MHKLMLLSICAMLTALTSLQAQEVISGTVRNSVTKEVIPAVSVVAKNTPNGDYSSDQGHFRFTTKSKFPVTLVFSSLGFKTKEIEISSAKPLQVELTPTTILGTEVVVSASRNVQRKIESPVTIERIDNKDIINSPQTNYYNMLQGLKGVDITTSSLTFTTITTRGFNTSGNTNFTQIVDGMDNSAPGLNFPLGAAIGLTELDVDNLEVLSGASSALYGSRGLNGTLVMTGKDPFKYQGLSVQITQGVNHVKKGKGNDPMGPQPYYDWTLRWAKKVNEKLAFKFNLQYTMAKEWMANDTSNTNGPGSRYTDPNYNGVNSYGSKTSVDINPFLQAALAGDPSLAPIIDPLLEKPSNYVSRTGYAEYGYLSDEAKLLKLNAEVRYKIKPKLEAIISGTYGQGNSVYSNDTRYALTNFRLGQYRVELKAEHWFLRGYTSRENSGNTIIASPTAQLLNEAWKPSFDPSTMDGWYPQYTGALLQALATGSSLNDAHLAARSFADQGRPAAGSARFNHLKDSIAGIPTSRGGTLFQDRSKLYNAEFQYNLSHFIKVIDVIAGLNYRLFRLDSKGTLFPDTDGPIDVAEYSAYAHLAKKLIDNKLRLGAAFRYDKNTLFSKPRITSRLSGVVEVAKENFLRFSYQNAYSFPSNIQSLQSTLVDYNSFASGGSARLLYGEYGFDKYPAYTLTSVQEYQQSNDPSKLEKFRLSDIKPQSVDAFELGYSALISNVVLIDVLGYYSTWKNFIGYVNVANTPGTEDVTAFKDRSKYIAYNIAYNGAETVNTYGYAASVSVDLSRNFGAKANFSSDFLKNRNNSQINNFNTPNWKFNVEFGNSGFGKQQKLSFNTSLRYKPAYFYSIGFGSGTIPANVVLDAQFSYKLIKAHSKIKIGATNLTNRYYYTGFGSPAIGGVYYVTFAYNVF, from the coding sequence ATGCATAAACTGATGCTACTCTCTATCTGCGCTATGCTCACTGCCCTCACCTCACTGCAAGCGCAGGAGGTGATCTCCGGAACGGTCCGGAACAGTGTTACCAAAGAAGTAATACCTGCGGTTTCCGTAGTGGCAAAGAACACCCCCAACGGAGATTATTCGAGTGACCAGGGGCACTTCCGTTTCACCACCAAATCGAAGTTTCCTGTAACCCTCGTTTTTTCCTCCCTGGGATTTAAAACAAAAGAAATTGAAATATCCTCTGCCAAACCCTTGCAGGTTGAATTAACGCCCACCACCATCCTGGGGACGGAGGTGGTGGTATCCGCCAGCAGGAATGTGCAGCGCAAAATAGAATCGCCGGTAACGATTGAAAGGATCGATAATAAAGACATCATCAATTCTCCCCAGACCAATTATTACAACATGCTCCAGGGGCTGAAAGGTGTTGATATCACTACCTCCAGCCTCACCTTCACCACCATCACCACCCGTGGTTTCAATACCAGCGGCAACACCAATTTCACACAGATCGTGGATGGAATGGACAATTCTGCTCCCGGCCTTAACTTTCCCCTGGGTGCCGCCATTGGTTTAACGGAACTGGATGTGGACAACCTGGAAGTATTATCCGGCGCCTCTTCCGCATTATATGGTTCCCGCGGATTGAACGGTACCCTTGTGATGACGGGTAAAGATCCCTTCAAATACCAGGGGCTCAGCGTACAGATCACCCAGGGCGTGAACCATGTTAAAAAAGGCAAAGGCAACGACCCTATGGGGCCGCAGCCCTATTACGACTGGACCCTCCGCTGGGCAAAAAAGGTAAATGAGAAACTGGCCTTCAAATTCAACCTGCAATACACCATGGCCAAAGAATGGATGGCCAATGATACCTCTAACACCAATGGCCCCGGCTCACGATATACAGATCCTAATTACAACGGGGTGAACTCCTATGGCAGCAAAACCTCGGTAGATATCAATCCCTTCCTGCAGGCAGCCCTGGCCGGCGATCCTTCCCTGGCCCCTATTATAGATCCGCTGCTGGAGAAACCTTCCAATTACGTTTCCCGCACGGGTTATGCAGAATATGGTTACCTGAGCGATGAGGCCAAACTGCTGAAGCTGAATGCAGAAGTACGTTATAAAATAAAGCCCAAACTGGAAGCCATCATTTCCGGCACATACGGGCAGGGCAATTCCGTATACAGTAACGATACCCGCTATGCCCTGACCAATTTCCGGCTGGGGCAGTACCGGGTGGAACTGAAAGCAGAACACTGGTTCCTCAGGGGATATACCTCCCGCGAAAACTCCGGTAACACCATCATCGCCAGCCCCACGGCGCAGCTGCTGAACGAAGCCTGGAAGCCCAGCTTTGATCCCTCCACCATGGATGGCTGGTATCCCCAGTATACCGGCGCTTTATTGCAAGCCCTCGCCACAGGCAGTTCGCTGAACGATGCGCACCTGGCCGCCAGGAGTTTTGCTGACCAGGGCAGGCCGGCTGCCGGCAGCGCCCGGTTTAACCACTTAAAAGACAGTATTGCAGGCATCCCTACTTCCCGGGGCGGCACACTCTTCCAGGACAGGAGCAAATTGTACAACGCAGAATTCCAGTACAATCTTTCCCATTTTATTAAGGTAATAGATGTGATCGCAGGATTGAACTACCGCCTGTTCCGGCTGGATTCAAAAGGTACGCTGTTCCCCGATACAGATGGGCCGATAGATGTAGCAGAGTATAGTGCTTATGCACACCTTGCCAAAAAACTGATCGATAATAAACTGAGATTAGGTGCGGCCTTCCGTTATGATAAAAATACCCTGTTCAGCAAACCCCGGATCACCTCCCGCCTGTCTGGCGTGGTGGAAGTGGCAAAAGAGAACTTCCTGCGTTTCTCTTATCAAAATGCATACAGCTTCCCCTCCAATATCCAGTCCCTGCAAAGCACGCTGGTGGATTATAACAGCTTTGCCTCCGGCGGCTCTGCCAGGTTACTGTATGGAGAATACGGGTTTGATAAATACCCGGCCTACACTTTAACCAGTGTGCAGGAATACCAGCAAAGCAATGATCCTTCCAAACTGGAAAAGTTCCGGTTGAGTGATATAAAACCGCAGTCCGTAGACGCATTTGAGCTGGGCTATTCTGCCCTGATCTCAAATGTGGTATTGATAGACGTACTGGGTTATTATTCCACCTGGAAGAATTTCATCGGGTATGTGAATGTGGCCAATACGCCCGGAACGGAGGATGTGACGGCTTTTAAGGACAGGAGTAAATATATTGCCTATAATATTGCTTACAATGGCGCAGAAACGGTGAACACTTATGGTTACGCTGCGAGTGTAAGCGTTGATCTTTCCCGTAACTTTGGTGCAAAGGCGAACTTCTCTTCAGACTTCTTAAAGAACAGGAATAATAGCCAGATCAATAATTTCAATACCCCGAACTGGAAATTCAACGTAGAATTCGGTAACAGCGGATTCGGCAAACAACAGAAGCTCTCTTTCAATACCAGCCTGCGGTATAAGCCGGCTTACTTTTATTCGATCGGGTTCGGCAGCGGCACTATCCCTGCCAATGTGGTGCTGGACGCACAGTTCAGTTACAAACTGATCAAAGCACATTCAAAGATCAAAATAGGGGCTACGAACCTCACCAACAGGTATTATTATACAGGTTTCGGCAGTCCCGCTATCGGAGGAGTCTATTATGTCACTTTTGCTTATAATGTATTCTAA
- a CDS encoding LytR/AlgR family response regulator transcription factor, translated as MKHTLTLSAKELAGSLLLTWLKAPCNLLAPVKNRISLILFCGGFSFLFMYIFSPFNMNQWYEGGPQTVTGVFGIFSLCGVTGLTLSQFGLIRFKGNKPLSHLQFIAWFLGEAMLIAIIVNIVNVSMHDYLQYSWSEYTDTLKYAFGVMVLPYSMAMGWFYVGQLKNQTTEKEKDSALHIRDEYDKLTLTLAPSNLLLLKAEDNYVHIFYLNGTVVKKELIRSSLKKLEPQLSGLGFSRSHRSYMVNLSRVILFKKNAKGHYLLIDGLEDVTIPVSTSYLSDFLQRFTPAC; from the coding sequence ATGAAACATACGCTAACACTATCCGCAAAAGAATTAGCGGGCTCATTGTTATTGACCTGGCTTAAGGCACCCTGCAACTTACTTGCACCCGTTAAGAACCGCATCTCTTTAATCCTGTTCTGCGGAGGATTCAGTTTCCTTTTCATGTACATCTTTTCCCCCTTTAACATGAACCAATGGTACGAAGGCGGCCCGCAAACTGTAACAGGCGTTTTCGGCATCTTCTCCCTATGCGGCGTAACAGGGTTAACCCTCTCCCAATTCGGACTGATCCGCTTCAAAGGCAATAAACCCCTCAGCCATTTACAATTCATCGCCTGGTTCCTCGGAGAAGCCATGCTGATCGCCATCATCGTAAACATTGTGAATGTTTCCATGCACGACTATCTCCAATATTCCTGGTCGGAATACACAGATACATTGAAATATGCTTTCGGCGTAATGGTCCTTCCCTATTCCATGGCAATGGGATGGTTTTATGTAGGTCAGCTGAAGAACCAGACCACAGAAAAAGAAAAAGATTCAGCCCTGCACATCCGGGACGAATATGATAAGCTCACCCTTACCCTCGCTCCTTCCAATCTATTATTACTGAAAGCAGAAGATAACTATGTACATATTTTCTACCTCAACGGAACGGTAGTTAAAAAAGAACTCATCAGGAGCTCTCTCAAAAAACTGGAACCCCAGCTTTCCGGTCTCGGCTTTTCCCGATCGCACCGTTCTTATATGGTCAACTTATCCCGGGTGATCCTTTTTAAGAAAAATGCAAAAGGGCATTACCTGCTGATAGATGGATTAGAGGATGTGACCATTCCGGTATCCACTTCTTATCTCTCCGATTTCCTGCAGCGGTTCACCCCTGCCTGCTGA
- a CDS encoding DUF4846 domain-containing protein, with translation MKKYILIAALFCAHPLSAQTVRDLPLPAGYARVPQQEGSFGAWLRKVPLKKNNTVYLYNGNKKANQSAQFAVLDISVGKKDLQQCADAVMRLYAEYLYANKELGKIKFKATDGTEMDYAGWAKGDRFVLRNGKLKRSRIATAAENRTIFGQYLEFVFSYAGTLSLSRELQSVNNILPGDVFIQGGSPGHAVIVMDVAVNKTGQKIFLLAQSYMPAQDIHILRNPASGQSPWYEAAGEGELLTPEWTFNRADLKRFM, from the coding sequence TTGAAAAAGTACATCCTCATCGCAGCCCTTTTTTGCGCCCACCCGCTCTCTGCACAAACAGTCCGGGACCTCCCGTTACCGGCCGGTTACGCCCGCGTTCCGCAACAGGAAGGTTCTTTCGGTGCCTGGCTCCGGAAAGTTCCCCTTAAAAAGAACAATACCGTTTACCTCTATAACGGCAATAAAAAAGCCAACCAGTCCGCCCAATTTGCCGTGCTGGACATCTCCGTAGGAAAGAAAGACCTCCAGCAATGCGCCGATGCCGTTATGCGGCTCTACGCAGAATACCTGTATGCTAATAAGGAACTTGGTAAGATAAAGTTCAAAGCAACCGACGGCACGGAAATGGACTATGCCGGCTGGGCAAAAGGAGACCGTTTTGTACTCCGCAACGGAAAATTGAAACGCAGCCGCATAGCAACAGCAGCAGAGAACAGGACCATCTTTGGCCAGTACCTGGAGTTTGTATTCTCCTATGCGGGCACACTGTCCCTCAGCAGAGAATTACAGTCGGTAAATAATATATTGCCGGGAGATGTATTCATCCAGGGAGGTTCCCCGGGCCATGCCGTGATCGTAATGGACGTAGCCGTCAATAAAACAGGGCAGAAGATCTTCCTGCTGGCACAAAGTTATATGCCCGCGCAGGATATCCATATCCTCAGGAATCCCGCTTCCGGGCAAAGCCCCTGGTATGAAGCAGCAGGTGAGGGAGAGCTTCTTACGCCGGAATGGACCTTCAACAGGGCAGACCTGAAGCGGTTTATGTAA
- a CDS encoding cold-shock protein, translating into MEQKFTGTVKFFNETKGFGFIKHDESSKETFVHVNGLVHEIQQDDRVEFELQEGRKGMNAVNVRRID; encoded by the coding sequence ATGGAACAAAAATTCACCGGAACTGTAAAGTTCTTCAATGAGACAAAAGGTTTTGGCTTCATCAAGCATGATGAATCTTCTAAAGAAACTTTTGTACACGTAAATGGTCTCGTTCACGAGATCCAGCAAGATGACCGCGTAGAGTTCGAATTGCAGGAAGGAAGAAAAGGCATGAACGCTGTAAATGTTAGACGTATAGATTAA
- a CDS encoding CvfB family protein, which produces MISIGAYNHLKVKKETDFGVFLDGGDNLEILLPKRYVPKGTRVDDEIEVFLYHDSENRLIATTDRPYGVAGDIVLLKAVDITPQGAFLDWGLVKDLFVPLSQQLSKMLKGQEYLVKIYIDEMTGRVAATEKIDQYLSNETLTVKEKDVVDLIIYRRSDIGFVTIINKLHTGVLHFADQFKPYDIGDKLKGFVKAIKSENRIDVVPGQAGFKKVEDESSRILRLLHENNGYLPYHDKSDPEEIVAFFGMSKKTFKMTTGNLYKQQKITFTKTGIQLIAEA; this is translated from the coding sequence ATGATCAGCATAGGCGCATACAATCATTTGAAAGTAAAGAAGGAAACAGATTTCGGGGTGTTCCTGGACGGAGGAGATAACCTGGAAATACTGCTTCCTAAAAGATATGTGCCCAAAGGAACCCGTGTAGACGATGAAATAGAAGTTTTCCTGTACCACGACTCTGAAAACCGCCTGATCGCTACAACAGACAGGCCCTACGGCGTGGCGGGAGATATTGTGCTCCTCAAAGCAGTAGACATCACCCCACAGGGTGCTTTCCTGGACTGGGGCCTGGTAAAAGACCTTTTCGTGCCGCTTTCCCAGCAGCTGAGCAAAATGCTCAAAGGGCAGGAATACCTCGTAAAGATCTACATCGATGAAATGACGGGCCGCGTTGCCGCAACAGAAAAAATAGATCAGTACCTCAGCAACGAAACCCTTACCGTAAAGGAAAAGGACGTGGTAGACCTGATCATTTACCGCCGCAGCGATATCGGTTTTGTGACCATCATCAACAAGCTGCACACCGGCGTACTGCATTTTGCAGACCAGTTTAAACCATACGATATCGGCGATAAGCTGAAAGGATTTGTAAAAGCTATTAAATCCGAAAACAGGATAGATGTAGTGCCGGGCCAGGCCGGATTTAAGAAGGTGGAAGATGAATCCTCCAGGATCCTCCGCCTGCTGCATGAAAACAACGGTTACCTCCCTTACCATGATAAATCAGACCCCGAAGAGATCGTTGCCTTCTTTGGTATGAGTAAGAAAACCTTCAAAATGACCACCGGCAATTTATATAAACAGCAAAAGATCACTTTTACCAAAACAGGTATTCAGCTGATAGCAGAAGCATGA
- a CDS encoding SRPBCC domain-containing protein, which yields MKDYKKHFIITAPPEEVYLALTLPATIQLWTGEVAEMSTEPGSEFSLWEGSISGKNLEFEKGRKIVQQWYFDQEEPSIVTIILHPHKKGTSAELKHSNIPDEDYDNIVEGWNEAYFGSLIDFYEGE from the coding sequence ATGAAGGATTATAAAAAGCATTTTATTATTACAGCGCCTCCCGAAGAGGTATACCTGGCATTAACGCTGCCCGCCACTATTCAGCTATGGACCGGCGAAGTAGCAGAAATGAGCACAGAACCCGGCTCTGAGTTCTCTTTATGGGAAGGCAGTATCTCCGGTAAGAACCTGGAATTCGAAAAGGGCAGGAAGATTGTGCAGCAATGGTATTTCGACCAGGAAGAACCTTCTATCGTTACCATCATTTTACATCCTCATAAAAAAGGTACCTCCGCAGAACTAAAACATTCCAACATTCCCGATGAAGATTACGACAACATCGTGGAAGGTTGGAATGAAGCGTATTTTGGCAGCCTGATAGACTTTTACGAGGGAGAATGA
- a CDS encoding helix-turn-helix transcriptional regulator, with protein sequence MSNTMLPEVLYVDDRGAEAHISMLELRLKNAHVFTAKSRQQKPVRYVEQDKRPSVGMYFSIEGVSGAYPTEGEALRLSSNQHVMGYKPHFDGYYLVESSFNHNLGIELELPFFERLLSNELDCLQRLADKMQKGLPAALSPYPLPISSRQKAVLLDLFNCNYTGHLRELYFEARIMELFMLQAEQAESYMGRKPLMIKPADIDKLHNARQFVKLNMFEAISLQQVARAAGLNDFKLKKGFKELFGTTVFGYLNELKMNHAKRLLLDGGITIGDLAFDLGYSEAHNFTKAFKRHFGYPPGELKS encoded by the coding sequence ATGAGTAATACAATGCTGCCTGAAGTTTTATATGTGGATGACAGAGGCGCAGAAGCGCATATCAGTATGTTAGAACTCCGATTGAAGAACGCTCATGTATTCACTGCTAAAAGCCGCCAGCAAAAACCTGTCCGCTATGTGGAACAGGATAAGCGCCCCAGCGTAGGCATGTATTTTTCCATAGAAGGCGTCAGCGGCGCTTATCCTACAGAAGGAGAAGCGTTACGGCTCAGCTCCAACCAGCATGTAATGGGCTATAAACCTCATTTCGATGGTTATTACCTGGTAGAATCTTCCTTCAACCATAACCTGGGCATTGAGCTGGAACTGCCCTTCTTTGAACGGCTGCTGTCCAATGAGCTGGATTGCCTCCAGCGCTTAGCTGATAAGATGCAAAAAGGCTTGCCGGCTGCTCTTTCTCCTTATCCACTCCCCATTTCCTCCCGTCAGAAAGCAGTGTTGTTAGACCTGTTTAACTGTAATTATACCGGTCACCTGCGGGAACTCTATTTTGAGGCCCGGATCATGGAGCTTTTTATGCTGCAGGCAGAGCAGGCGGAAAGTTATATGGGCCGCAAGCCCCTCATGATCAAACCCGCAGATATCGATAAACTGCATAATGCCCGGCAGTTCGTTAAGCTGAATATGTTTGAGGCCATTAGCCTGCAACAGGTAGCCAGGGCCGCCGGTTTGAATGATTTTAAGCTGAAAAAGGGCTTCAAGGAACTATTTGGTACAACCGTGTTCGGGTACCTGAATGAACTGAAAATGAACCATGCCAAACGCCTCCTGCTGGATGGCGGCATTACCATCGGAGACCTGGCCTTCGACCTCGGTTACAGCGAAGCACATAATTTTACCAAAGCCTTTAAAAGACATTTCGGATATCCTCCCGGGGAATTAAAAAGTTAA
- a CDS encoding metallophosphoesterase family protein, translating to MLTRRTFLKNTLKGIVLIGAGNTLQSFAADSFILPDKRKVKLRFALASDGHYGQEKTTYFDNHKKMVQHLNKERSRRGLDFSVINGDVFHNDPKFLPEAKTTWDGLSMPYYVSHGNHDMVEEEIWQQTWGIAWHHAFEVDDTAFLILNTADIKGKYICPDLNWTKEQLERYKHKKQLFVFMHITPVKWTEHGIDCPELIEMFSAQQNLKGVFHGHDHIEDSVKEKNGKHYFWDSHICGNWGTPYTGYRVVELLENGEVLSYQVNPDVKQPVNSTKI from the coding sequence ATGCTTACCCGGAGAACCTTCCTCAAGAACACATTGAAAGGCATCGTATTGATCGGTGCCGGCAATACACTGCAATCTTTTGCTGCAGACAGTTTTATCCTGCCCGATAAACGAAAGGTGAAACTTCGTTTTGCCCTGGCCTCAGATGGCCACTACGGCCAGGAGAAAACCACCTACTTTGATAACCATAAAAAGATGGTGCAGCACCTGAATAAAGAACGAAGCCGCCGCGGCCTGGACTTCTCCGTGATCAATGGAGACGTGTTCCACAACGATCCTAAATTCCTGCCGGAAGCTAAAACCACCTGGGACGGCTTATCCATGCCTTATTACGTTTCGCATGGTAATCACGATATGGTGGAAGAGGAGATCTGGCAACAGACCTGGGGCATTGCCTGGCACCATGCATTTGAAGTGGATGATACCGCCTTCCTGATCCTCAACACAGCAGACATCAAAGGAAAATATATCTGCCCGGACCTGAACTGGACGAAAGAACAACTCGAAAGATACAAGCATAAAAAGCAGCTTTTCGTATTCATGCACATCACCCCTGTAAAGTGGACGGAGCATGGCATCGACTGCCCTGAGCTGATAGAGATGTTTTCCGCACAGCAGAACTTAAAGGGTGTATTCCATGGGCATGATCATATAGAGGATAGTGTGAAAGAGAAAAATGGCAAACACTATTTCTGGGATTCGCATATCTGTGGTAACTGGGGAACGCCTTATACCGGCTACCGCGTGGTGGAATTACTGGAGAATGGGGAAGTGCTGAGTTACCAGGTGAACCCTGATGTAAAACAACCCGTCAACAGCACCAAAATATAA
- a CDS encoding class I SAM-dependent methyltransferase — translation MKATAASKTAQYMALFRALEYGRPAYQRLFTDPYAFSFLSGGLKMATRLSGIPFVRNIIRGIIQRKIPGAYSSGLARTRYIDDLLESTVSQGVQQVIILGAGFDTRGIRLPFLKPLKVIEVDHPNTAKEKMAIVAQQLGKLPEHITYYQLDFNQQTLDAFSFDFSLPTTIIWEGVTNYLDAAAIDATFAFASRFAPGSFVIFTYVHQGVLNTPEQFFGAEKLLKDLEQIEERWTFGFAPEQLPAYLAKYHLELKEDLGAEDYRKRYIPERAEKGYEFYRVAMAASNSILSFHT, via the coding sequence ATGAAAGCAACCGCAGCCAGTAAAACGGCGCAATACATGGCCTTATTCCGTGCATTGGAATATGGCCGTCCTGCTTATCAACGTTTGTTCACAGACCCTTATGCATTTTCCTTCCTGAGCGGCGGCCTTAAAATGGCCACCCGTTTATCAGGTATTCCTTTTGTACGAAATATCATCCGGGGTATCATTCAGCGTAAAATACCAGGCGCTTATTCCTCAGGCCTTGCCCGTACCCGCTATATAGACGATCTGCTGGAAAGCACCGTCAGCCAGGGTGTGCAGCAGGTGATCATCCTGGGGGCAGGATTCGATACACGGGGCATCCGCTTACCTTTTTTAAAGCCACTGAAAGTGATAGAAGTAGACCATCCCAATACCGCTAAGGAAAAGATGGCCATCGTTGCACAACAATTGGGAAAACTGCCGGAACATATCACCTATTACCAGCTGGATTTCAACCAGCAAACCTTAGACGCTTTCTCTTTCGATTTCAGCCTGCCCACCACCATTATATGGGAAGGCGTGACCAATTACCTCGATGCTGCAGCCATCGATGCCACCTTTGCTTTCGCATCCCGCTTTGCCCCGGGATCTTTTGTGATCTTCACCTATGTACACCAGGGCGTTTTAAACACCCCGGAACAGTTCTTCGGCGCAGAGAAATTGCTGAAAGACCTGGAGCAGATAGAAGAACGCTGGACCTTTGGTTTTGCGCCGGAACAGTTACCTGCCTACCTCGCCAAATATCACCTGGAACTGAAAGAAGACCTTGGCGCGGAAGATTACCGCAAGCGCTACATACCGGAAAGGGCGGAAAAAGGATATGAGTTTTACCGGGTAGCCATGGCTGCCAGCAACAGTATTTTATCGTTTCATACCTGA
- a CDS encoding TIM-barrel domain-containing protein, translated as MLRSFVILVCLSFFTANANAQLQWKEVEPGIWKATAGVPEKITLLSVANVTPAKNALQQLPAAQFPLAKDEITSRVVDGKVYLKFPLVKEEELFGLGLNFKTVAQRGRVSQLHMDHYGGKDDGRTHAPVPFYVSSRGYGVLIDAARYITVYAGSAVRVDSKNPPELMDRNTNKNWDSSPYSDAVEILVPASGVDIYIFGGPTAMNAVQRYNLFNGGGYLPPKWGLGFTQRVPTLYSQSDILREANEFEAHNFPLDFIGVEPGWHSMAYPCTFEWDATRFPDPKGFINSLLQKGIRANLWLNPYVSPKSSLYPKVKPFSGSHTVWNGIVTDFTIPEARNIFKEHFIKNHISLGVSGYKMDENDGYDKWLWPDVATFPSGTSAEQMRQIYGLQMQKMTDEWYREQNQRTYGLVRASNAGASNLPYVIYNDYYSHPDFITALVNSSFIGVLWTPEVRASKSAEEWVRRMQSVCFSPMAMLNAWADGTKPWSFPEVEKAVQEVATLRMRLLPYLYSTFAQYHFEGKPPFRSMNLVDGFAYAPQVTAGKLDATLNPYEAKTKSDLKDQYMMGDNILVAPVFAGEKSRKVYLPAGKWYDFYTGKLAGENQVITVQAELEKIPLFVRDGGLVPMVPARRQAPKAGEVLPLEVRVYGTAPGTFTLYDDDGTTFNFEKGAYNKVELKSANRSMSAPANGKPFGYDKKVTWTFMTK; from the coding sequence ATGTTAAGATCATTCGTTATCCTGGTATGCCTGAGTTTTTTCACCGCCAACGCAAATGCGCAATTACAATGGAAAGAAGTAGAGCCGGGGATCTGGAAAGCTACTGCCGGTGTGCCGGAGAAGATCACCTTGCTGAGTGTGGCCAATGTCACCCCTGCTAAAAATGCATTGCAGCAATTACCTGCTGCACAGTTCCCCCTGGCAAAAGATGAGATCACCAGCCGGGTGGTGGATGGTAAGGTTTACCTGAAGTTTCCGCTGGTAAAAGAAGAAGAATTGTTCGGCCTGGGCCTGAACTTTAAAACGGTTGCACAGCGTGGCCGTGTGAGCCAGTTGCACATGGACCATTATGGTGGAAAAGACGATGGCCGCACACATGCGCCGGTACCCTTTTATGTGTCTTCCCGTGGTTATGGCGTATTGATCGATGCAGCGCGGTATATTACCGTATATGCAGGTTCCGCAGTAAGGGTGGATAGCAAAAATCCTCCTGAACTAATGGACCGCAATACCAATAAGAACTGGGATTCCTCTCCATACTCAGATGCCGTGGAGATCCTGGTACCGGCTTCCGGTGTGGACATCTATATCTTCGGCGGCCCCACAGCCATGAATGCCGTACAACGATACAACCTCTTTAACGGGGGTGGATACCTGCCTCCCAAATGGGGGCTGGGCTTTACACAACGGGTACCTACCTTATATTCTCAAAGCGATATCCTCCGGGAGGCCAACGAATTCGAAGCGCATAATTTCCCCCTGGATTTTATAGGCGTGGAGCCGGGATGGCATTCCATGGCTTACCCCTGCACTTTTGAATGGGATGCTACCCGTTTCCCTGATCCAAAAGGTTTTATCAACAGCCTGCTGCAGAAAGGTATCAGGGCTAATCTCTGGCTCAATCCTTATGTATCCCCCAAGAGCTCGCTGTATCCAAAAGTGAAACCTTTCTCCGGTTCTCATACAGTGTGGAACGGGATCGTAACAGACTTTACCATTCCTGAAGCACGTAATATCTTCAAAGAGCATTTTATCAAAAACCATATATCCCTTGGCGTTAGCGGATATAAAATGGATGAGAACGATGGTTATGATAAATGGTTATGGCCGGATGTAGCTACTTTTCCTTCCGGTACTTCCGCTGAGCAGATGCGCCAGATCTATGGCCTGCAAATGCAGAAGATGACGGATGAGTGGTACCGTGAACAGAATCAGCGTACATACGGATTGGTACGTGCTTCCAATGCAGGCGCCAGTAACCTGCCTTATGTGATCTACAACGATTACTATTCCCATCCTGATTTCATCACGGCTTTAGTGAACAGCAGCTTCATCGGTGTGTTATGGACACCGGAAGTACGTGCTTCCAAATCTGCTGAAGAATGGGTGAGGAGGATGCAGTCCGTTTGCTTTTCCCCCATGGCTATGCTGAATGCATGGGCAGATGGTACTAAACCATGGTCTTTCCCTGAAGTGGAAAAAGCCGTGCAGGAAGTAGCCACTTTGCGGATGCGCCTGTTGCCTTACCTCTATTCTACTTTCGCACAATACCACTTTGAAGGCAAACCACCTTTCCGTTCTATGAACCTGGTAGACGGTTTTGCTTATGCGCCACAGGTCACTGCCGGCAAACTGGATGCCACACTAAACCCCTATGAAGCAAAAACAAAGTCTGATCTCAAGGATCAGTATATGATGGGGGATAACATATTAGTAGCGCCTGTATTTGCAGGAGAAAAAAGCCGCAAAGTATATCTGCCGGCGGGTAAATGGTATGATTTCTATACCGGTAAACTTGCAGGGGAGAACCAGGTGATCACCGTACAGGCAGAGCTGGAGAAAATCCCTTTATTTGTTCGCGATGGAGGGCTGGTCCCTATGGTCCCTGCCCGCAGGCAGGCTCCGAAAGCAGGAGAGGTATTGCCACTGGAAGTAAGGGTATATGGCACCGCGCCCGGCACATTTACGTTGTATGACGATGATGGTACTACATTCAACTTTGAGAAAGGAGCATATAACAAAGTGGAATTAAAAAGTGCTAACAGATCCATGAGCGCTCCGGCAAACGGTAAACCTTTTGGCTATGATAAAAAGGTGACCTGGACGTTTATGACGAAGTAG